The Staphylococcus sp. 17KM0847 DNA segment GCAACTGAAATAAACATGCTTACAAACGAAACATCCATCCACTCACGGGCAAAGAGATACATAAAACCGGGCGTTAATACAGGTGACAAAATTGTTGACACAGATGTTATCGTTACTGACAATGCCACATTCGCCTTAGCTAAATAACTCATTACGTTACTCGTCGTCCCCCCAGGACAGCATCCTACAAGTAATACACCTATTGCAATGTCAGCTGATAAACTAAAAACTTTAACAATGATATAAGCTAATGTCGGCATAATCGTATACTGCAACACCACACCGATAATAACAGGTTTTGGATATTTAAAAATCAATTTGAAATCACTGACTTTAATGGTCAAACCCATCCCTAACATTACAACACCGAGTAAGTATGGAATGATCGCCCCTAATCCTGAAAATAAACTTGGTACTGTAAAAGCAACAATACTTGCCAATAACATCCATATTAAAAATGATTTCGATGCAAACTGACCAATACGCTGTA contains these protein-coding regions:
- a CDS encoding bile acid:sodium symporter family protein, whose product is MLQRIGQFASKSFLIWMLLASIVAFTVPSLFSGLGAIIPYLLGVVMLGMGLTIKVSDFKLIFKYPKPVIIGVVLQYTIMPTLAYIIVKVFSLSADIAIGVLLVGCCPGGTTSNVMSYLAKANVALSVTITSVSTILSPVLTPGFMYLFAREWMDVSFVSMFISVAKVVLIPILLGFVIQKVFKKLADFGEDVLPVVSVVAISLILGAVVAGSKELIVQTGLLIFTVVILHNVLGYAIGYFLANVLKLNYPDKKAVSIEVGMQNSALASSLATVHFNPLAAVPGAVFSFVHCISGPLLARYWAARAEQKQVKTIA